A single genomic interval of Hydractinia symbiolongicarpus strain clone_291-10 chromosome 8, HSymV2.1, whole genome shotgun sequence harbors:
- the LOC130655908 gene encoding probable oxidoreductase PXDNL gives MVAGTYLIFSLCVSVCYAVLRKEEKCPQRIIILRHLNGSVKSIGYPNGYSRNQLCIYHIVVPRGYKIRAEFDELRLGKPERLSSNCLKSDHVILSTRVLHLQDVRKISKKNQILFCGIHQPTRPIITRGNKLWIRFHADRRKRKEEAGFKLTYSALDKNECEQKKRPCQQICINTKGSYTCACHEGYRLNKDRKTCSIVKVVKFLQNEYHALIQQDDVKLNKILLRVTAVVETQLGHALNVTPTYVIREENEYVRVDERTGDISLNSKPPATQTALQFIVEASTPHGSPGHTLVKIAIKVKNKLDKHFTILLQQGVQVNQEIFNLKPYYSRGHTIPTFSLNDQHYFGVKANSGKIYIKSQLPESVNASLMWKTRFSVRVKVLDELGMYSYGVITINIALLPVFPGESFITPDILKQVADEMNSDLKISRNRVPRNDAKVSFQTVGLHRLLRRPSLQAQKISKAKSYFDEVMKRVQEKIQELYTQGDNDGTPVIIHLGTGHIISSQSLENVVNVSKCKEVLKSPDCTSFMFGSNYQPFDGACNNIKNPLWGAAPKAFKRLLPPLYFDADGLSDPIGFPNLPEAPILPSAHKVSKTFFKAHKMQWTSKKSLFSHMLMQWGQFLDHDITMTAESEGGHYCVFPRCDDRPADYRLPCFPMMYPGHNQGCSMFIRSAAVCQTKNDNIEARQQMNTITSFIDASMVYGSSTESALKLRRNDGSGLMKTTRHAYLPVLEETVTPPLSFCKNFGGCFDAGDVRVNEQVALTSMHTLWMREHNRIAKKLKIINKNWSGERIYLETRKIVAAQIQHITYKEYLPKILGKDSLPTYTGYNQDIDPTISNVFATAAFRFGHSLVQPSFSRLNANFDKIDEDLPLVKAFFNNTLLLLHGIEPFLYGMVGNATSDVDRNMAHGLVRGLFQRPGAAEGFDLSALNIQRGRDHGLPGYGRWREFCNFRRAYSFNDLADVIKSNETRSILKQLYEDQVEYTDVFVAGLAEDHVKDAMVGPLFHCILKDQFQRLRDGDRFYYENDFLFTKSQLTEIRKTSLASVMCHNMKGIVSIQPDVFKLAKDGETRRKVCNDIGEINLDAWRESDPEHNQQWTGWYETIRLATGTWSLQQEMCANKSIIDIECKSMDGKRYTEMDENTQCAIPIGVYCRNERLSDKSCSDYKMRMLCLDTLSVVNHREAAIETGFPKLPNPSPVRCKSANQNDYAMVIPTLDEAVINDPYHTTAQQEYLHVGRNRQYKKRILLKFDLRRIKRTDSVHSAGLQVFYVGQSRSTFSSRSTRPSKLAAYLITSTNWNSTNVTSRVPWMADYLSVGKDTDPKALDQIEIIPEKSGWLYLNMYRAVRQWRLSTDLRRDNFGLMLMLTDDEKTTTGISRIASSSHENLTIRPNLIICLSSGAW, from the exons ATGGTTGCTGggacatatttaattttttctttatg CGTCAGTGTCTGTTATGCAGTCTTACGTAAAGAAG AGAAATGTCCACAACGCATCATAATATTACGCCATCTTAATGGAAGTGTGAAGAGTATTGGTTACCCGAATGGCTATAGTCGCAATCAGTTATGTATATATCATATAGTTGTACCACGTGGGTATAAAATACGAGCGGAATTTGATGAGCTGCGTTTAG GTAAACCTGAGCGTCTCTCATCAAATTGTTTGAAGAGTGATCATGTTATTCTCAGTACACGTGTGTTGCATCTACAAGATGTAAG aaaaatatcgaaaaagaaccaaattttgttttgtGGAATACATCAACCAACTCGTCCAATAATAACCCGCGGTAATAAACTATGGATTCGGTTTCACGCGGATCGTCGAAAGAGAAAAGAAGAAGCTGGATTCAAGTTAACCTATTCggccctgg acaaGAATGAATGTGAACAAAAGAAAAGACCTTGTCAGCAAATTTGTATCAACACAAAAGGAAGTTATACCTGTGCATGCCACGAAGGTTATCGGTTGAATAAAGATAGAAAAACATGCTCAA ttgtaaaagttGTAAAGTTTCTACAAAATGAATACCACGCATTGATCCAACAAGATGATGTAAAACTCAACAAAATTCTTCTCCGTGTTACAGCTGTAGTTGAAACACAACTTGGTCATGCTCTCAACGTGACTCCTACATATGTAATACGAGAAGAAAACGAATATGTGCGTGTGGATGAGCGCACGGGTGATATTTCACTCAATTCA AAGCCGCCTGCAACACAAACGGCTTTGCAATTCATTGTGGAAGCTAGCACGCCGCACGGTTCACCAGGCCATACCTTAGTTAAAATAGccataaaagtaaaaaacaaattagaCAAACATTTTACCATATTGCTGCAACAGGGAGTTCAAGTTAATCaagaaatatttaatttaaaacccTACTATAGCCGGGGCCATACGATTCCAACATTTTCGCTGAATGATCAACATTATTTTGGTGTGAAAGCTAACTCTGGGAAGATATACATAAAGTCGCAACTGCCAGAAAGTGTAAACGCATCGCTCATGTGGAAGACAAGATTCTCTGTGAGGGTAAAAGTTTTGGATGAACTTGGGATGTATAGTTACGGCGTAATTACGATAAACATAGCGTTGTTACCGGTATTTCCTGGCGAAAGTTTCATTACGCCTGACATATTAAAACAAGTAGCTGACGAAATGAATagtgatttaaaaatttctcgAAACCGAGTTCCCCGCAACGATGCAAAAGTTAGTTTCCAAACAGTTGGTTTGCACAGACTACTGCGAAGACCTTCATTACAAGCGCAAAAGATTTCAAAAGCTAAATCTTATTTTGACGAAGTAATGAAAAGAGTGCAAGAGAAAATTCAAGAACTTTATACGCAAG GAGATAATGACGGTACACCAGTGATCATTCACCTTGGTACTGGTCATATCATTTCTTCACAGTCATTAGAAAATGTTGTTAATGTATCCAAATGTAAAGAGGTTTTAAAAAGTCCAGATTGTACAAGTTTTATGTTCGGATCAAATTATCAACCATTCGATGGCGCATGCAACAATATCAAAAATCCGTTATGGGGAGCAGCACCAAAGGCATTTAAGAGACTTTTAC CTCCTTTGTACTTTGACGCAGATGGACTTTCCGATCCAATAGGCTTTCCAAATCTCCCTGAAGCTCCAATTCTTCCAAGCGCTCACAAAGTCAGCAAAACTTTCTTTAAAGCTCACAAAATGCAGTGGACGAGTAAAAAGAGTTTATTTTCTCATATGTTGATGCAATGGGGTCAATTTCTTGACCATGATATTACCATGACAGCAGAAAGTGAAGGAGGTCATTACTGTGTATTCCCAAG GTGTGATGATCGTCCTGCTGACTACAGACTTCCATGTTTTCCAATGATGTATCCAGGTCATAATCAGGGCTGTTCCATGTTTATTCGATCAGCAGCAGTATGTCAAACCAAAAACGACAACATAGAAGCGAGGCAGCAAATGAATACTATTACGTCATTTATTGATGCATCGATGGTGTACGGCTCATCAACAGAGAGTGCTTTAAAATTACGACGCAATGATG GTAGTGGATTGATGAAAACAACACGACACGCATATTTGCCAGTTTTAGAAGAAACTGTCACTCCACCGTTGAGCTTTTGTAAAAACTTCGGAGGTTGTTTTGATGCTGGAGATGTGAGAGTAAACGAACAAGTTGCCTTAACATCAATGCATACACTGTGGATGAGAGAACACAACAGaattgctaaaaaattaaaaataataaacaaaaactgGAGTGGTGAGCGAATATATTTGGAAACACGCAAGATCGTTGCTGCGCAAATTCAACATATCACATACAAAGAATACCTGCCAAAAATATTAGGCAAGGATTCTCTTCCAACATACACTGGCTACAATCAAGATATTGATCCTACAATCTCAAATGTTTTTGCAACAGCAGCATTTAGATTTGGACACAGTTTGGTTCAACCCTCATTTTCCCGTTTAAATGCTAACTTTGACAAGATAGATGAAGACTTGCCATTGGTCAAAGCGTTTTTTAACAATACGTTGTTGCTGTTGCACGGCATTGAACCGTTTCTCTATGGAATGGTTGGAAATGCTACTTCTGATGTTGATCGTAACATGGCACATGGACTGGTAAGAGGTCTATTTCAGAGACCGGGAGCAGCAGAAGGGTTTGACCTATCAG CATTAAATATCCAACGAGGCAGAGACCACGGTTTACCAGGCTATGGTAGATGGCGAGAATTCTGTAATTTTCGTAGAGCATATTCTTTTAATGACCTCGCTGACGTCATTAAATCTAACGAAACACGATCAATTCTGAAACAGTTATATGAAGATCAAGTTGAATATACAGACGTATTTGTGGCTGGTCTTGCTGAGGATCATGTGAAAGACGCTATGGTTGGTCCTTTGTTTCACTGCATCTTGAAAGATCAATTTCAACGGTTGAGAGATGGCGATAGGTTTTATTACGAAAATGATTTCTTATTCACGAAAAGTCAGCTGACAGAAATAAGAAAAACTAGTCTGGCAAGTGTAATGTGTCATAACATGAAAG gaattGTGTCTATTCAACCTGACGTGTTTAAACTTGCCAAGGATGGTGAAACAAGAAGAAAAGTTTGCAATGACATAGGTGAAATAAATTTAGATGCTTGGAGAGAAAGTGATCCAGAAC ATAATCAACAATGGACCGGTTGGTATGAAACAATCCGGTTAGCTACAGGTACATGGTCACTTCAACAGGAGATGTGCGCCAATAAGAGCATTATAGATATTGAATGCAAAAGCATGGATGGTAAGAGATATACCGAAATGGATGAAAATACACAGTGCGCAATCCCAATCGGTGTTTACTGTCGTAATGAGCGTCTATCGGATAAGTCGTGTAGTGATTATAAAATGAGAATGTTATGCTTGGACACACTATCTGTAG TTAATCACCGTGAAGCAGCAATAGAAACTGGATTTCCAAAGCTTCCAAATCCTTCTCCAGTGAGATGTAAATCAG CCAATCAAAACGACTACGCCATGGTCATACCTACCCTAGACGAGGCAGTTATCAACGATCCGTACCACACAACAGCACAACAAGAGTATCTACACGTCGGTAGAAACAGACAGTACAAGAAACGCATCTTGCTAAAATTTGATTTGCGTCgaataaaaagaacagactcaGTGCATTCTGCTGGATTGCAAGTATTTTATGTGG GTCAAAGTCGTTCTACCTTCAGCAGTCGTTCAACCCGTCCGTCGAAACTTGCTGCGTATCTCATAACGAGTACAAACTGGAATAGCACGAACGTCACGAGTAGAGTGCCATGGATGGCAGATTATCTGTCAGTAGGTAAAGATACCGATCCGAAAGC ATTGGATCAGATAGAAATCATTCCCGAAAAATCCGGATGGTTGTATTTGAACATGTATCGTGCTGTTCGACAATGGAGGCTGTCGACTGATTTAAGACGGGATAATTTCGGGTTAATGTTGATGCTGACAGATGATGAGAAAACAACTACTGGAATATCCCGGATAGCTTCAAGTAGTCACGAAAATTTAACCATTAGGCCGAATTTAATTATCTGTTTGTCATCGGGTGCTTGGTGA
- the LOC130654136 gene encoding putative ankyrin repeat domain-containing protein 30B-like, protein MRGIVKQIEKAIEENDGTQIKVILLYHKMKIDLECKNSSGRTFLQECCMKGHLNIVRLLVDQGASLETKDCNGNTALHYACLHANFQITRFLIMSCADVYVRNFEGQQPVDLVTDGSLKILVEMAMTMNSQENRCMTMGRIRKKRSNSNPRFYSDKYRVASLESDKNTNKSNVREQRRHSQDTLLDQKFKPKKSFSFNKDRRNSWTGKIKKGDSFKKDSSRIKSKILNKKVSNLQALRKVSSETDIERLNDEAAHMNKMHKTENTDHLDLVGLTIE, encoded by the coding sequence ATGAGGGGAATtgtaaaacaaattgaaaaagcTATCGAAGAGAATGATGGAACCCAAATAAAAGTTATACTTCTGTACCACAAGATGAAAATAGAtttagaatgcaaaaattcttcTGGTCGCACGTTCTTACAGGAATGTTGCATGAAGGGTCATTTAAACATTGTTCGTCTGCTTGTTGATCAAGGCGCAAGTTTGGAAACAAAAGACTGCAATGGAAATACAGCTTTGCATTACGCTTGTTTACACGCGAACTTTCAAATTACAAGGTTTCTTATAATGAGCTGTGCAGATGTTTATGTTCGAAATTTTGAGGGACAGCAACCTGTGGATTTAGTTACAGACGGGTCATTAAAAATACTTGTAGAGATGGCTATGACAATGAACTCGCAAGAAAATCGATGTATGACCATGGGTAGAATACGCAAAAAAAGAAGTAATTCCAACCCGAGGTTTTATTCAGACAAATATAGAGTTGCCAGTTTGGAATCGGACAAAAATACTAACAAAAGTAACGTACGTGAACAAAGAAGACATTCGCAAGATACATTATTAGACCAAAAATTTAAACctaaaaaaagcttttcttttaataaagatCGTAGAAATTCATGGACTGGGAAAATCAAAAaaggagacagttttaaaaaagattcgaGTCGGATTAAAAGCAAAATATTGAACAAAAAAGTGTCAAATCTCCAAGCGTTGAGAAAAGTGTCGAGTGAAACAGACATCGAGCGCTTGAATGACGAAGCAGCGCATATGAACAAAATGCACAAAACAGAAAACACAGATCATTTAGATTTAGTTGGCTTGACTATTgaataa